In a single window of the Gadus chalcogrammus isolate NIFS_2021 chromosome 20, NIFS_Gcha_1.0, whole genome shotgun sequence genome:
- the acvr2aa gene encoding activin receptor type-2A gives MGSATKLAFSVFLISCSSGAILGRSETQECVHYDYKPSAAESRVNRSGVEPCAGEKDKRLHCFATWKNVTGTVEVFRQGCWLDDVNCYDRNECVEKKDDPEVFFCCCEGSMCNKKFSYNPDTHPQIQTTSNPVTQKPPVLTTLMYSLVPIMGITAIVLFSFWMYRHHKLAYPPVLVPTQDPGPMPPSPILGQKPLQLLEIKARGRFGCVWKAQLLNEHVAVKIFPIQDKQSWQNEYEIYTLSGMRHENLLHFLGAEKRGTNMDIELWLITAYHEKGSLTDYLKANVVSWTELCHIAQTLARGLAYLHEDIPGLKDGHKPAIAHRDIKSKNILLKSNLSACVADFGLALRFESGKSVSDTHGQVGTRRYMAPEVLEGAINIQRDAFLRIDMYALGLVLWELAARCKAADGPVDEYMLPFEEEVGQHPSLEDMQDVVVHKKLRPTLRECWQKHSGLAMLCETIEECWDHEGEARLSAGCVEERVVQMQRQASVTAPEEIVTVVTMVTNVDYPPKESSL, from the exons G GCGCCATCCTGGGACGCTCCGAGACCCAGGAGTGCGTCCACTACGACTACAAACCGTCGGCGGCCGAAAGCCGGGTCAACCGCAGCGGGGTCGAACCATGCGCTGGCGAGAAGGACAAGAGGCTACACTGCTTCGCCACCTGGAAGAATGTGACGGGCACGGTGGAGGTGTTCCGTCAGGGCTGCTGGCTGGATGACGTCAACTGCTACGACAG GAACGAGTGTGTGGAGAAGAAAGACGATCCAGAGGTGTTTTTCTGCTGCTGTGAAGGCAGTATGTGCAACAAAAAGTTCTCCTACAACCCAGACACGCACCCCCAAATACAAA CTACTTCCAACCCAGTGACCCAGAAGCCCCCGGTGTTGACCACGCTCATGTACTCGCTGGTGCCCATCATGGGCATCACGGCCATCGTTCTCTTCTCCTTCTGGATGTACCGCCACCACAAGCTGGCCTACCCACCTGTCCTGGTGCCCACCCAG GACCCGGGCCCCATGCCCCCCTCTCCCATCCTGGGGCAGAAGCCGCTGCAGCTGCTGGAGATCAAAGCCAGGGGGCGCTTCGGCTGTGTGTGGAAGGCCCAGCTGCTGAACGAGCACGTGGCCGTCAAAATATTCCccattcag GACAAGCAGTCCTGGCAGAACGAGTATGAGATCTACACACTCAGCGGCATGAGACACGAGAACCTCCTCCATTTCCTCGGCGCCGAGAAGAGAGGCACCAACATGGACATCGAGCTGTGGCTCATCACCGCCTACCACGAGAAG GGCTCTCTGACGGACTACCTGAAGGCCAACGTGGTGTCGTGGACCGAGCTGTGTCACATAGCCCAGACCCTGGCTCGCGGCCTGGCATACCTTCACGAGGACATCCCCGGGCTAAAGGACGGACACAAACCCGCCATAGCCCACAG GGACATCAAAAGTAAGAACATCCTGTTGAAGTCCAACCTGAGCGCCTGTGTGGCTGACTTTGGCCTGGCCCTGAGGTTTGAGTCGGGCAAGTCTGTCAGCGACACGCATGGACAG GTGGGCACCAGGAGGTATATGGCCCCCGAGGTGCTGGAAGGGGCCATCAACATCCAGCGCGACGCCTTCCTCAGGATAGACATGTACGCCCTGGGCCTGGTCCTCTGGGAGCTGGCCGCGCGCTGCAAGGCCGCCGACG GCCCAGTCGACGAGTACATGCTGCCctttgaggaggaggtgggccagCACCCGTCGCTGGAGGACATGCAGGACGTGGTGGTCCACAAGAAGCTGAGGCCCACGCTCAGGGAGTGCTGGCAGAAACACAGC GGCCTGGCCATGCTGTGCGAGACCATCGAGGAGTGCTGGGACCACGAGGGGGAGGCGCGGCTGTCGGCCGGCTGCGTGGAGGAGCGAGTGGTGCAGATGCAGCGGCAGGCCAGCGTCACGGCGCCCGAGGAGATCGTCACGGTGGTCACCATGGTGACCAACGTGGACTACCCGCCCAAAGAGTCTAGCCTATGA